In Chaetodon trifascialis isolate fChaTrf1 chromosome 6, fChaTrf1.hap1, whole genome shotgun sequence, one DNA window encodes the following:
- the mapk4 gene encoding mitogen-activated protein kinase 4, with translation MARQDAPLFLHGFDLGSHFVDLQPLGMGVTGLVLSAVDQRTGQRVAIKKLVMRDAVTVKHALREVKITRRLHHENVVRVHEVLAPYGRPLPRDPAQLSALYIIQECMETDLARLLEQGPLHTGHATLLFYQLLRGLKFIHSANVLHRDLKPANIFINTDQLLLKIGDFGLARIVDPHYSHKGYLSEGLVTKWYCSPRLLLSPNNYTKAIDMWAAGCILAEMLTGRMPFAGAHELEQMQLILNTVPVLREEDRLDLLQVMPSYVSHGWRVKKPFSELLPEMDVQAVDFLERILTFNPMDRLTAEAALSHPFLQQYSCPEDEPTSSHPFRIEDELEDSLITEQSLSNSNSQASSIHWERYENSLSTDASWQQSGRRCRCMPPGHITSDLGDTTEDEEVQRDPRASSASLLEEAQVDPRKYSHSSSAERFLENSHSSLERACGLGYGELDCGRSCDYKVGSPSYLDKIAWREGKPQHYSEPKLILDLSHWKRNTSSLPVPAEPIGGSIEDLGEMKEEEAEEEKEETGDLFQEISRWVESTQSRLHSPSLSPSLEPHSPSCYTSSPPLPLSPTDLPTPVFHYTEVVRQPSAEYDEDRLSPLPPVTSSSNSIPSLLPSSPTSPLPPQSPQTASPPTSPLFPPRVSQPLSSTSSIPQPVNDDSLGSLPVKQKERLFDLDVFISRALKLCRQNKEKADGKKGKEGGWREESKQPNINKKVPRLPEHRTPPPQTPNS, from the exons ATGGCCAGACAAGATgcccccctcttcctccatggCTTTGACCTGGGCAGCCACTTTGTTGACCTTCAACCTCTTGGCATGGGCGTCACAGGCCTGGTCCTCTCAGCTGTGGACCAGCGCACTGGACAGCGGGTGGCAATTAAAAAACTGGTGATGCGTGATGCCGTGACAGTGAAACACGCCCTGCGGGAGGTCAAAATCACTCGGCGGCTGCACCATGAAAACGTGGTGAGAGTTCATGAGGTTTTGGCGCCGTATGGACGACCACTGCCCAGAGACCCAGCCCAGCTGAGTGCCCTGTACATCATCCAGGAGTGCATGGAGACTGATCTGGCACGGCTGCTGGAACAAGGACCACTACACACAG GTCATGCTACTCTGCTGTTCTACCAGCTGCTGAGGGGACTGAAGTTCATCCACTCTGCTAACGTCCTGCACAGAGATCTGAAGCCTGCCAACATATTCATCAACACGGACCAACTGCTGCTCAAGATTGGAGACTTCGGGCTGGCCAGGATAGTCGACCCTCACTACTCTCATAAG GGCTATCTGTCAGAGGGTCTCGTAACTAAGTGGTATTGCTCCCCCCGTCTGCTCCTGTCCCCCAACAACTATACCAAGGCCATAGACATGTGGGCTGCTGGCTGCATACTGGCTGAAATGCTCACTGGACGCATGCCGTTTGCAG GAGCTCATGAGCTGGAGCAGATGCAGCTGATTCTCAACACCGTGCCAGtgctgagagaggaggacaggctGGACCTGCTACAG GTGATGCCTTCATATGTCAGTCATGGGTGGAGAGTGAAGAAACCCTTTTCTGAACTGCTGCCTGAAATGGATGTTCAGG ctgtgGACTTCCTTGAGCGCATCTTGACCTTTAACCCCATGGATCGGCTGACGGCTGAAGCAGCGCTGTCCCATCCCTTCCTCCAGCAGTACTCCTGTCCAGAGGACGAGCCCACCTCGTCACATCCCTTCCGCATCGAGGACGAACTGGAGGACAGCCTCATCACCGAGCAGAGCctcagcaacagcaacagtcaGGCCTCCAGCATCCACTGGGAGAG GTACGAGAACAGTTTATCAACAGATGCGTCGTGGCAGCAGTCAGGCAGGAGGTGTCGCTGCATGCCTCCCGGCCACATTACCTCCGACCTGGGAGACACcacagaggacgaggaggtgCAGAGGGACCCCAGGGCCAGTTCTGCCTCGCTGTTAGAGGAGGCCCAG GTTGACCCACGCAAATATtcccacagcagctcagctgaacGCTTCCTGGAAAACTCTCACTCCTCTCTGGAGCGGGCCTGTGGTTTGGGGTATGGGGAACTGGACTGTGGCCGCTCGTGTGACTACAAAGTGGGCTCTCCTTCATATTTGGACAAAATTGCCTGGAGGGAGGGCAAGCCTCAACACTACTCAGAGCCCAAGCTGATCCTGGATCTGTCTCATTGGAAGCGTAACACGAGCAGCCTCCCTGTGCCTGCTGAGCCTATTGGTGGCAGCATAGAGGACCTaggagagatgaaggaggaggaagcagaggaggagaaggaggagacagGGGATTTATTTCAGGAGATCTCTCGCTGGGTGGAGAGCACCCAGTCTCGTCTGCACTCGCCCAGTCTCAGTCCTTCTTTGGAGCCACATTCGCCCTCCTGCTACACCTCCTCTccgcccctccctctctccccaaCTGACCTCCCAACTCCAGTCTTCCACTATACGGAAGTTGTACGACAACCATCAGCCGAGTATGACGAAGACAGATTGAGCCCACTTCCTCCTGTCACGTCTTCCTCCAATTCCATTCCCTCACTTCTCCCCTCGTCTCCCacctctccacttcctcctcagtCCCCTCAAACTGCGTCTCCCCCCACATCGCCACTTTTTCCTCCCCGAGTATCTCAACCTCTTTCCTCTACTTCCTCCATTCCTCAGCCAGTAAATGACGACTCCTTGGGGTCACTTCCTGTCAAGCAAAAAGAGCGGCTCTTCGACCTAGATGTGTTCATATCCAGAGCGCTGAAGCTGTGCAGGCAGAATAAGGAGAAAGCTGAtgggaagaaaggaaaagagggaggatggagggaagaaagCAAACAGCCGAACATTAACAAAAAGGTGCCCAGGCTTCCAGAGCACAGAACTCCACCACCACAGACTCCCAACTCATGA